In Roseomonas fluvialis, one genomic interval encodes:
- a CDS encoding Bug family tripartite tricarboxylate transporter substrate binding protein, with the protein MARATRRAALAAPLAALPLAVRAQSWRPAGQVRIIVPAAAGGTTDIMARLLAQFLLTRWGTPVVVENRAGGGGTIGTLEMVRARPDGTTLMLGNIGPQAIAYALFRNLPYRAEQIAPIAGTIRGPNVLVVNPNVPARTVAELAALLRARPGEIPYASTGVGQSTHLSPVLMLQLLNAQAIHVPHRGSAPAQIEILSGNVAFLIDNLTGIIGHIQAGRVRALAVTSADRHPLLPDVPAMRETMPELATYDVNTWFGLFGPAGLPPEIVTSLNAEVMALLALPDTQRRFADLGGVGMPGNAEAFAAFVRSETTKWAEVIRREGLQLDAG; encoded by the coding sequence TGGCCGTGCGCGCGCAGTCCTGGCGGCCAGCCGGCCAGGTGCGCATCATCGTGCCCGCCGCGGCGGGCGGCACCACCGACATCATGGCGCGGCTGCTCGCGCAGTTCCTGCTGACTCGCTGGGGCACGCCGGTCGTGGTCGAGAACCGCGCCGGCGGCGGCGGCACCATCGGCACGCTCGAGATGGTGCGCGCGCGCCCGGACGGCACCACGCTGATGCTCGGCAATATCGGGCCGCAGGCGATCGCCTATGCGCTGTTCCGCAACCTGCCCTATCGCGCCGAACAGATCGCGCCGATCGCGGGCACCATCCGCGGACCGAACGTGCTGGTGGTGAACCCGAACGTGCCGGCGCGCACGGTGGCGGAACTGGCCGCCCTGCTGCGCGCGCGGCCGGGCGAGATCCCGTATGCATCCACCGGCGTGGGGCAGTCGACGCATCTCTCGCCCGTGCTGATGCTGCAACTGCTGAACGCGCAGGCGATCCACGTACCGCATCGCGGATCCGCGCCGGCACAGATCGAAATCCTGTCCGGCAACGTCGCCTTCCTGATCGACAACCTGACCGGCATCATCGGCCATATCCAGGCTGGGCGCGTGCGTGCGCTGGCGGTGACCAGCGCCGATCGCCACCCGCTGCTGCCCGACGTGCCGGCCATGCGCGAGACGATGCCCGAACTCGCGACCTACGACGTGAACACCTGGTTCGGCCTGTTCGGTCCCGCCGGCCTGCCGCCCGAGATCGTCACCAGCCTGAACGCCGAGGTGATGGCGCTGCTGGCCCTGCCCGACACTCAGCGCCGCTTCGCCGATCTGGGCGGCGTGGGCATGCCCGGCAATGCCGAGGCCTTCGCCGCTTTCGTACGCAGCGAGACCACGAAATGGGCTGAAGTGATCCGTCGCGAGGGTCTGCAGCTCGACGCCGGCTGA